In the genome of Drosophila pseudoobscura strain MV-25-SWS-2005 chromosome 3, UCI_Dpse_MV25, whole genome shotgun sequence, one region contains:
- the wuc gene encoding uncharacterized protein wuc, translated as MEAASTSHKKLPKKNELTKKRASRWKKHSLSLVEIQREEEEEEEESKGRSDAETVTAAEGDSDDGESGQQEASGVSSIIAEMKEKDEEEADENAKAGFTEEDVKTMEELSRMPLASMAAHIQAMDSQLYELSQLETRELSRSKHLRVFSNYRRRSK; from the exons ATGGAGGCAGCTTCAACGTCGCACAAAAAGCTACCAAAGAAGAATGAATTGACCAAGAAGAGAGCTTCTAGGTGGAAAAAGCATTCGCTTTCTTTGGTGGAAATTCAAagggaagaggaggaggaggaggaggagagcaaGGGCCGATCTGACGCTGAGACTGTGACTGCGGCCGAGGGTGACAGCGATGACGGCGAGTCGGGACAACAGGAGGCCAGTGGCGTCAGCTCCATCATAGCTGAAATGAAGGAGAAGGACGAGGAAGAAGCGGACGAGAACGCCAAGGCAGGATTTACTGAGGAGGACGTCAAGACCATGGAAG AACTGAGTCGCATGCCCCTCGCCTCCATGGCCGCCCACATCCAGGCGATGGACTCGCAGCTGTACGAATTGAGCCAGCTCGAGACCCGTGAGCTGTCCCGCAGCAAGCACCTGCGCGTCTTCTCCAACTACCGCCGCCGCAGCAAGTGA
- the LOC6898638 gene encoding epimerase family protein SDR39U1, with the protein MSKHTLIGGGTGFIGKNLSKHLTLKGYDVTVISRMPGPKRITWHELEKNGIPNSVNSVVNVTGQNVLDPSRRWTPGFQQNVWNSRINSSKALANALTAAPQVTSFVNLCGVSSYPPSATKIYTEDDKVEGFDYMSRLCLAWEEAAHAGGEQNCRTAIVRTGAVVGLGGGMIESIWLPFKLGVGGPLGTGQQIMPWIHMLDLCSLIQHIIEKCESGVFNGVAPEIVTSKEFSKAFASALNRPCIFNVPEFVVQAIFGKERSALLLSGAKIQPKKALATGFQFKYPTAKAACAQLVGK; encoded by the exons ATGTCCAAGCACACGTTGATAG GTGGCGGTACGGGCTTCATTGGCAAGAACCTGTCGAAGCACTTGACCCTTAAGGGCTATGATGTGACGGTAATTTCCCGCATGCCCGGGCCCAAGCGCATCACCTGGCACGAGCTGGAGAAGAACGGCATACCGAACAGTGTGAACTCCGTGGTCAATGTCACTGGCCAGAATGTATTAGATCCGTCACGCCGCTGGACGCCAGGGTTCCAGCAGAACGTGTGGAACTCTCGCATCAACTCGTCCAAGGCTCTGGCCAATGCCCTGACCGCTGCCCCTCAGGTCACTTCCTTTGTGAATCTCTGCGGCGTGAGCTCTTACCCGCCATCCGCCACGAAGATCTACACAGAGGACGATAAGGTTGAGGGCTTCGACTACATGTCCAGACTGTGCCTGGCTTGGGAGGAGGCGGCACATGCTGGAGGCGAGCAGAACTGTAGGACT GCCATAGTGCGCACGGGAGCAGTGGTTGGACTTGGCGGCGGTATGATTGAGTCAATCTGGTTGCCCTTCAAGCTGGGCGTTGGCGGTCCCCTAGGCACTGGCCAGCAGATCATGCCGTGGATTCACATGCTGGACCTTTGCAGTCTTATACAGCACATCATAGAGAAGTGCGAGTCGGGCGTGTTCAATGGCGTTGCTCCAGAGATAGTAACTAGCAAGGAATTCTCCAAG GCCTTTGCCAGCGCACTGAACCGACCCTGCATCTTCAATGTGCCGGAGTTTGTGGTCCAGGCGATCTTTGGCAAGGAACGTTCTGCCCTCCTATTGAGCGGTGCGAAAATCCAGCCTAAGAAGGCTCTGGCCACTGGTTTCCAGTTCAAATATCCCACGGCCAAGGCTGCCTGTGCGCAGTTGGTGGGAAAGTGA
- the LOC6898640 gene encoding uncharacterized protein: protein MCEANHIIRWAPGRRIHSSSVRARVKNMEKELHEFFGDCRKQEFSAKEMRTICQPLIWQIRLAKVQRWLLVLLPLFLVCLLWLYCDTFAWWASAFGRLLLVQVLPFWDWTPHYNGKCLIPRGEQRVVTQAPALGRHETLWENCVLCESLEGIATASNVSYSMLESQFLERGLPVIVTDINLTTDLDSLLWLIDDKAPEVISSEACDVSSNLLLRKLFSVDAALQKIRSLQAQPSTAWHLQLRNCQWRAVKASRLFLERPYFYPLHLEPYYSSWLLISHQQGRPQGEIDVRGLVFVQQLSGHFELELRPKEPCDDGQCPSLMMRLDAGEGLLFSTDLWRLSYGLQKPDPKQSSIASIFEVDWQL from the exons ATGTGCGAGGCGAACCACATTATCCGTTGGGCTCCTGGGCGACGGATTCATTCAAGTTCCGTCCGAGCGCGGGTAAAGAACATGGAGAAGGAGCTGCACGAATTCTTTGGGGATTGCCGGAAACAGGAGTTTAGTGCCAAGGAAATGCGCACCATATGCCAACCTCTGATCTGGCAGATACGCTTGGCCAAAGTCCAACGATGGCTGCTCGTTTTGCTACCACTGTTTTTGGTTTGTCTGCTTTGGTTGTACTGCGACACCTTCGCCTGGTGGGCGAGTGCTTTCGGAAGACTGCTGTTGGTGCAGGTGCTGCCCTTCTGGGACTGGACACCACACTACAATGGAAAGTGCCTGATCCCGCGTGGCGAGCAGCGTGTGGTGACGCAGGCTCCAGCTCTGGGAAGGCATGAGACTCTGTGGGAGAACTGCGTGCTATGCGAGTCGCTGG AGGGCATAGCCACCGCATCCAATGTTAGCTACTCAATGCTGGAGTCGCAGTTCCTGGAACGCGGCCTACCCGTCATTGTCACCGATATCAATCTGACAACGGATCTGGATAGCCTGCTGTGGCTCATAGACGACAAGGCGCCAGAGGTAATCTCCAGCGAGGCCTGCGACGTGTCCAGTAATCTCCTGCTGCGAAAGCTCTTCAGCGTAGATGCGGCTCTGCAAAAGATTCGCTCCCTCCAGGCCCAGCCATCGACTGCCTGGCATCTCCAGCTGCGCAACTGCCAGTGGAGGGCGGTGAAGGCGTCGCGGCTCTTCCTAGAGCGACCCTACTTCTATCCCTTGCACCTGGAACCCTACTACTCCAGCTGGCTGCTGATATCGCACCAGCAGGGGCGCCCCCAGGGGGAGATCGACGTGCGTGGCCTGGTCTTTGTTCAGCAGTTAAGCGGACACTTTGAGCTGGAGCTCCGACCCAAGGAGCCCTGTGATGACGGCCAGTGTCCCAGTCTAATGATGCGTCTCGATGCAGGCGAGGGTTTGCTCTTCTCCACAGACTTGTGGCGCCTCAGCTATGGTCTGCAGAAGCCCGACCCAAAGCAGAGTTCGATTGCCAGTATTTTCGAGGTGGACTGGCAGTTATAG
- the LOC4804762 gene encoding putative uncharacterized protein DDB_G0294196 — protein MAQIQLNGANVPSNGNSNIDENEPYQISDTDLDELDDECLLEEAELPGSANSLGRGPYERAWTTDATRALIHIRGPMEGNFTEGRQKRTALWLHCTRQLQRLGFRYSAAKVQKKWHNILITYNKNLTKKYVSGYVHWEFFEEMFKYLQGKKADMSQQSNPAPQPQQPQVQPPIQQEQQQQQQQQQTYQQLQQQPQPQLQMQLQQPPSELAAFQTKPGTPKITLQMQPQLKEGQPYITPVDQVLLQDQMNMDSKSNDEFDEDSSNSLSEVRQPKLEYDADQAAEAERTNDSSQQLETTNGKMFEMTQPHVQPLTDDVWWRDYFERKLDLEREKIDLQRSLQREQVQIQKMSMVQQERIERMKIDAINSLTGTLQKLVEAKCRRA, from the exons ATGGctcaaattcaattgaatggAGCCAATGTGCCAAGCAATGGAAATAGTAACATAGACGAAAATGAAC CCTACCAAATCAGCGACACCGACTTGGATGAGCTGGACGATGAGTGCCTGCTGGAGGAGGCCGAGTTGCCGGGAAGCGCCAACAGCCTGGGACGTGGCCCGTACGAGCGTGCCTGGACCACAGATGCCACCCGCGCCCTGATCCACATACGCGGCCCCATGGAGGGAAACTTCACGGAGGGCAG GCAGAAGCGAACAGCCCTCTGGCTGCACTGCACACGCCAATTGCAGCGACTTGGATTCCGCTACAGTGCCGCCAAAGTGCAGAAGAAGTGGCACAACATCCTCATCACGTACAACAAGAATCTGACCAAGAAGTATGTGTCTGGCTACGTCCACTGGGAGTTCTTTGAGGAGATGTTCAAGTACTTGCAAGGCAAGAAGGCCGACATGTCCCAGCAGTCCAATCCGgcaccacagccacagcagccacaggtTCAACCACCAAtccagcaggaacagcagcagcaacagcaacagcagcagacgtatcagcagctgcagcagcaaccgcaacCGCAGTTacaaatgcaactgcaacagccaCCATCAGAGCTGGCAGCATTCCAGACAAAGCCCGGAACCCCAAAGATCACGCTGCAAATGCAGCCGCAGTTGAAGGAGGGACAGCCGTACATTACGCCGGTGGATcaggtgctgctgcaggaTCAAATGAATATGGACAGCAAGTCCAATGACGAGTTCGACGAGGACAGCAGCAATAGTCTCTCCGAGGTCCGTCAACCGAAGCTCGAGTACGATGCGGATCAGGCTGCCGAGGCGGAGCGCACCAAcgacagcagccagcagctggagaCGACCAACGGAAAGATGTTCGAGATGACACAGCCGCATGTCCAGCCACTGACGGACGACGTCTGGTGGAGGGACTACTTCGAGCGCAAGCTCGACCTGGAGCGCGAGAAAATTGACCTGCAGCGGAGCCTGCAGCGGGAGCAGGTGCAGATCCAGAAGATGTCCATGGTGCAGCAGGAGCGTATCGAGCGGATGAAGATCGACGCCATAAACAGTCTGACGGGCACTCTACAGAAGCTCGTGGAGGCCAAGTGCCGACGTGCTTAG
- the Obp49a gene encoding general odorant-binding protein 67: MLSRTQLLLVVVGFCLNAAALGDVDCSKRPKFVDPKTCCPMPDLITAELKEKCKSFDMTPPPRPTDASGSLESKRRHHHPHPPPCLMECIFNETGIYQNRHLDETKLESYINVVFADSTDLQNVATQAFVTCAEKVADFEAKLSTERPRPSPPPGMPVCAHDAGHLMGCVFKNMMKNCPDSIRNDDQECTDLREFFINCKPPRGGPPFSSEKA, translated from the exons ATGCTCTCCAGAACACAGCTTTTACTGGTCGTCGTCGGGTTCTGCCTG AACGCAGCCGCTTTAGGAGATGTGGACTGCAGCAAGCGGCCCAAGTTTGTCGATCCGAAGACATGCTGCCCCATGCCGGACTTGATCACTGCAGAGCTGAAGGAGAAGTGCAAGTCGTTCGACATGACACCCCCACCCAGGCCCACTGATGCCAGCGGTTCGTTGGAGAGCAAACGTCGTCACCACCATCCACATCCCCCACCG TGCCTGATGGAGTGCATCTTTAATGAGACGGGCATCTATCAGAACCGGCATCTGGACGAGACCAAGCTCGAGAGCTACATCAATGTGGTGTTCGCTGATAGCACAGATCTCCAAAATGTTGCCACGCAGGCGTTCGTCACCTGTGCCGAAAAGGTGGCCGATTTCGAGGCCAAGTTGAGTACCGAGCGTCCACGCCCATCTCCGCCACCGGGTATGCCCGTCTGCGCCCACGATGCCGGCCACCTGATGGGCTGTGTCTTCAAGAATATGATGAAAAACTGCCCCGACTCCATCAGGAACGACGACCAAGAGTGCACTGATTTGCGCGAATTCTTTATCAACTGCAAGCCACCTCGCGGTGGTCCACCATTCTCATCTGAGAAGGCCTAG